In the genome of Nonlabens sp. MB-3u-79, one region contains:
- a CDS encoding PAS domain-containing hybrid sensor histidine kinase/response regulator encodes MKSNEKPTYKELEHRINELQSQIKTKQDYKRLFENASISIWNEDLSLVFEQIEELRKLDIPNFKIYLENNPEVLGSLIRKLKINSVNKATLKLFKAGSDQEFLSNLQSTFGEGANQVFIALLESIWNKAKSFTSEVNYKTLDGDEFAALFSIPIPETKLEQQSVPVMIQSIQPLKEAEQAKEDSLIKLREAQKLSHVGSWEWKWETDDAVWSDEMYQIYGVKKENFIPTSENVGKAILEEDKHKMEQAIIQLFKGGVTEPFEFKIARPNNEIRYLSILALQIYEGTVFGVTQDITDRKKRENELNEAQKLAKIGSWLFNPLSKKVEWSDETFHMWGFDSKKDAAPDADTLIQRIHPDDQELWSNSVDKATQHGIAYDIEIRVCLPNDQQKTIRAICQPIKGVNDKVISLAGTNQDITQQKLLAMELINAKEKAEESDRLKTAFLANMSHELRTPMNGILGFAELLKRKNITVETKDTYLGFIEKEGNRLLSFISNIVDISKIESNVITVEKSFCNVNELIDDLYSKYSFRLENTAVQLLIKKGLDDPHSGVETDANKLIQVFSNLLENAIKFTKEGVIEFGYSLSKNKLEFYVKDTGIGIEKEEQKNIFNRFMQGKLEQTHNHGVGLGLSIVKGIVAILGGDVGLESQTGVGSTFFFSIPYQKAVADTKVVLDTNNTTLDSDHFTILIAEDDRFNFLYLKACLSEVDCTILHAVNGKEAVQLVNENSSIDVILMDINMPKMNGYEALEEIRKTNKEMPVIAQTGLAMSGDKEKMLQAGFNDYISKPISPKVLMSTINKHLIKIAPSKHGIK; translated from the coding sequence ATGAAGTCAAATGAAAAGCCTACATATAAGGAATTAGAGCATCGCATTAATGAATTGCAATCCCAAATAAAGACAAAACAGGATTACAAGAGGCTATTTGAAAATGCTTCCATTTCTATTTGGAATGAAGATTTATCGCTGGTGTTTGAACAAATAGAGGAACTTAGAAAACTGGATATCCCCAATTTTAAAATATACCTAGAAAACAACCCTGAGGTGTTAGGCTCCTTAATTCGTAAATTAAAAATTAATAGCGTTAATAAAGCTACTTTAAAATTATTTAAAGCTGGGAGCGATCAAGAATTTTTAAGCAATTTACAAAGCACATTTGGCGAGGGGGCCAACCAAGTATTCATAGCCCTTTTAGAATCCATATGGAATAAAGCGAAATCCTTTACATCAGAAGTGAATTATAAAACACTAGATGGAGATGAGTTTGCAGCCTTATTTTCAATCCCTATTCCTGAAACAAAATTAGAACAACAGTCAGTTCCTGTAATGATCCAAAGCATACAACCCTTAAAAGAAGCTGAACAGGCAAAAGAAGATTCTTTAATAAAGTTACGAGAAGCTCAAAAATTAAGTCATGTAGGAAGTTGGGAATGGAAATGGGAAACTGATGATGCCGTATGGTCTGATGAAATGTATCAAATTTATGGTGTTAAAAAAGAGAACTTTATCCCTACTAGTGAAAATGTGGGCAAGGCCATTTTAGAGGAGGATAAACATAAGATGGAGCAAGCCATTATTCAATTGTTCAAAGGAGGAGTAACAGAGCCCTTTGAATTTAAAATCGCTCGACCTAATAATGAAATACGCTATCTAAGTATACTCGCTTTACAAATATACGAAGGGACCGTATTTGGCGTGACTCAAGATATTACAGATAGAAAAAAAAGAGAGAACGAATTAAATGAAGCACAGAAGTTAGCAAAAATTGGAAGCTGGTTATTTAATCCATTAAGTAAGAAGGTAGAATGGTCGGATGAAACTTTTCATATGTGGGGTTTTGATTCAAAGAAAGATGCTGCTCCTGATGCTGATACCCTTATTCAACGGATTCACCCAGACGATCAAGAACTATGGAGCAACTCAGTTGACAAAGCTACTCAACATGGAATTGCATATGATATTGAAATTAGAGTTTGTCTTCCCAATGATCAACAAAAAACGATAAGAGCGATATGTCAACCTATAAAGGGAGTTAATGATAAGGTCATAAGTTTAGCAGGGACCAATCAAGATATCACCCAGCAAAAACTATTAGCTATGGAGCTAATCAATGCTAAAGAAAAAGCAGAAGAAAGTGACCGATTGAAAACTGCTTTTCTGGCAAATATGAGCCATGAATTGCGCACTCCTATGAACGGTATTTTAGGTTTTGCAGAATTACTAAAAAGAAAGAATATTACGGTTGAAACTAAAGACACCTATTTAGGCTTTATTGAAAAAGAAGGGAATCGTCTTTTGAGTTTTATTTCTAACATAGTAGATATTTCAAAGATTGAATCCAATGTCATTACTGTCGAAAAGTCTTTTTGTAACGTCAATGAACTCATTGATGACCTCTATTCAAAATATTCTTTCAGATTAGAGAATACAGCGGTTCAACTTCTAATAAAAAAAGGCCTAGACGATCCACATAGTGGTGTGGAAACAGATGCTAATAAATTAATTCAAGTATTCTCTAATTTATTGGAAAATGCTATAAAGTTTACTAAGGAAGGTGTGATTGAATTTGGATATTCTCTATCCAAAAACAAACTTGAGTTTTATGTAAAGGATACTGGTATCGGAATTGAAAAGGAAGAACAAAAGAATATTTTTAATAGGTTTATGCAAGGTAAGCTGGAACAAACTCATAATCACGGGGTGGGATTGGGTTTATCCATTGTAAAAGGTATTGTTGCTATTCTTGGTGGTGACGTAGGGTTGGAATCTCAAACAGGAGTAGGTTCCACGTTTTTCTTTAGCATTCCTTACCAAAAAGCAGTTGCCGACACAAAAGTTGTTTTAGACACGAACAATACGACTCTGGACAGTGACCATTTTACAATATTAATAGCAGAAGATGATCGATTTAACTTTCTGTATTTGAAGGCATGTCTTTCAGAAGTTGACTGCACCATTTTACATGCTGTTAATGGTAAAGAGGCTGTTCAATTAGTAAATGAAAACTCTTCTATAGATGTAATATTAATGGACATCAACATGCCTAAAATGAATGGATATGAGGCCTTAGAGGAAATAAGGAAAACAAATAAAGAGATGCCTGTCATTGCCCAAACAGGTTTGGCCATGTCGGGAGATAAAGAAAAAATGTTACAAGCTGGTTTTAATGATTACATATCTAAACCTATTTCCCCAAAGGTATTAATGAGCACCATAAACAAACACCTAATAAAGATAGCTCCCTCCAAGCATGGTATAAAATAA
- a CDS encoding DinB family protein, with protein MKHLPILIICMLLNSFISPLFAQQDRFINDYLERLENSHKYLILVAETMPEDKYDYKATPESMSFAENLMHIAYAMDWHAQSLLGGRKSRDWSSDTVFKVAHRSKVEMIARVDNTFKESIHLIKEFDTTQLDEELDYFGLNRTKRQIFLLLTDHITHHRGQMLVYMRLNGLVPPRYVLFQ; from the coding sequence ATGAAACACTTACCTATTCTAATCATTTGTATGCTGTTGAATTCTTTTATATCACCTCTGTTTGCTCAACAGGATCGTTTTATTAATGATTATTTAGAGCGATTAGAGAATTCGCACAAGTATTTAATTCTGGTGGCAGAAACAATGCCCGAAGATAAATACGACTACAAAGCTACTCCAGAATCAATGAGCTTTGCAGAAAATTTAATGCATATAGCATATGCGATGGATTGGCATGCCCAGTCCTTATTAGGGGGACGCAAATCAAGGGATTGGAGTTCTGATACTGTATTTAAGGTTGCCCATAGATCTAAAGTAGAAATGATCGCAAGAGTTGACAATACATTTAAAGAAAGCATCCATTTGATAAAAGAATTTGATACCACTCAATTGGATGAAGAGCTGGACTATTTTGGCTTGAATAGGACCAAACGACAAATTTTCTTATTACTTACGGACCACATCACTCACCATAGAGGCCAAATGCTGGTTTACATGAGACTAAACGGGCTTGTGCCACCTAGATATGTTTTATTTCAATAA
- a CDS encoding alpha/beta hydrolase, with translation MAKKWSKRKVFRIIWLSFGSLFFIWNWNTFQSHQLPENTFLNNDLVSVLETDDQITFTSALPENKLEVIFFQGGLTDPKAYAPLCRKIAEKGFTCHLIKMEWRLPQYRYQEVFKFIDLKAGNYVIGGHSQGGKMAAQMVHENPTLFKGLFLMGTSHPRDIDLSNQPIPCIKLYADRDGLASVEEVMENKSKLPKNSNLILIAGGNHSQFGYLGQLLMDSSSKISLEEQQKQTIHHLITFMNSIKMKV, from the coding sequence ATGGCTAAGAAATGGAGCAAACGAAAAGTATTTAGGATCATCTGGTTGAGTTTTGGTAGCCTTTTCTTTATCTGGAATTGGAATACCTTTCAGTCTCATCAACTTCCTGAAAACACCTTTTTAAACAATGACTTAGTTAGTGTTCTGGAAACTGATGATCAAATCACTTTTACCTCTGCACTTCCTGAAAACAAACTTGAAGTTATTTTTTTTCAAGGTGGTTTAACTGATCCCAAAGCTTACGCCCCACTCTGCCGCAAAATAGCTGAAAAGGGATTTACCTGTCACCTTATAAAAATGGAATGGAGGCTTCCACAATACAGGTATCAAGAAGTTTTTAAATTCATAGATCTAAAGGCAGGAAATTATGTCATAGGCGGACACTCCCAAGGAGGGAAAATGGCTGCTCAAATGGTTCATGAAAATCCAACTCTATTTAAAGGGCTCTTTTTAATGGGGACCTCTCACCCACGAGATATTGATTTATCAAATCAACCTATTCCTTGTATTAAATTATATGCTGATCGTGATGGACTAGCCAGTGTGGAAGAAGTTATGGAAAACAAAAGCAAGTTGCCTAAAAACTCTAATTTAATTCTCATCGCTGGTGGCAACCATTCCCAATTTGGTTATTTAGGTCAACTACTCATGGATAGTTCTTCTAAAATTTCATTAGAAGAACAACAAAAACAGACAATTCATCACTTGATTACATTTATGAATAGCATTAAAATGAAGGTGTAG
- a CDS encoding peptidylprolyl isomerase, which yields MKSLWHYSFLSLFILLFCKCKQPAGTLDAPGEERKKIEIVTNYGSMIVELYNETPLHRDNMINLANNKAYDSLLFHRVINEFMIQGGDPDSRKAQPNDTLGNGDAPYLIDAEFHDDLFHKKGVLAAARDDHPEKASSAMQFYIVQGKKFNDSLLKLVEKRIDKNRARDYFRNENRKTTLIDSIQYARDHEHMKTYNRLMDNLLRLAYQEEKFKPYVIPDDQRKVYKSIGGTPHLDQNYTVFGELVKGMNVLDSIARVPTNTLDRPLTAVRIQTIKLLN from the coding sequence ATGAAATCCTTATGGCACTATTCTTTCCTCTCGTTATTTATTCTTTTATTTTGTAAATGTAAACAGCCCGCAGGAACATTAGATGCTCCAGGGGAAGAACGCAAAAAGATCGAAATAGTAACAAATTACGGGTCTATGATTGTGGAACTCTATAATGAAACACCTCTACATCGAGATAATATGATCAACCTTGCCAACAATAAAGCCTATGACAGTTTGCTGTTTCATAGGGTGATCAATGAGTTCATGATTCAAGGAGGAGACCCAGATAGTAGGAAGGCACAGCCTAATGACACACTCGGTAATGGGGATGCGCCATATCTAATAGATGCCGAATTCCATGATGATTTATTTCATAAAAAAGGCGTGTTAGCAGCAGCAAGAGATGACCATCCAGAAAAGGCGTCAAGCGCTATGCAATTCTATATCGTACAAGGGAAGAAATTTAACGATAGTCTATTGAAGTTGGTTGAAAAGCGTATTGATAAAAATAGGGCTAGAGATTATTTTAGAAATGAAAATAGAAAAACGACCTTAATAGATTCCATACAATACGCACGTGATCATGAGCATATGAAAACTTATAATAGGTTAATGGACAACCTCTTAAGGCTAGCCTACCAAGAAGAAAAATTTAAACCTTATGTTATTCCTGACGATCAACGTAAGGTTTATAAATCCATTGGGGGCACTCCTCATTTAGACCAAAATTATACAGTTTTTGGCGAATTAGTAAAAGGGATGAACGTACTAGATTCCATAGCTAGAGTTCCTACAAATACTTTAGACCGGCCTTTGACTGCTGTCAGAATACAAACCATAAAGTTGTTAAATTAA
- a CDS encoding FUSC family protein, with the protein MKKKLKQLELFLKSSSFDRGLRIGIGITMPLVLLYFLGYFEYAPAVVVGAFLNAPGDIPGSFKRKVNAILISIVLTILITTLILFSKPFLPLLLLMMAIITFAVSLISVYGFRASLVSFSGLLSMVIAFAIQKETAQGIFVHVALMGIGGIWYLVVSFVFQKLAPVKDHNQLLSDTLLLTGKYLKLRAKLLTRNTKRNARFKETFALQNQINEKHETLRETLLSSRKRSGRSRYEEKQLLILLSSINIFELIEAKHLDYKRIDAVFGEHKEFLKASKNLNKIMGNHLIRLSEILIQNDKVPDKEILLNALSEAAESITNYINTIKLPEAREGALVLKNLYDYQEQLLHEIRTIRRVMANVQEASKISLKREDSSQFLTLQEYRLNVLVQNFNWSSTMFRHSLRLSIAIVFAYSLGMVFDIQNTYWILLTIIVIMRPSYGLTKERSKDRIIGTLIGAVIAVGIVLLTQNVVVYAILAIVSLIFAFALLQQNYKSAAALITISIVFVYSFINPDAFEVIQYRVIDTVIGSTIAVVANYVLLPSWEANNLKQVLLNALKMNKNYLLATQELYQDPSKNKLSYNVARKEAFLAISNLNAAFQRLTQDPKSKQRQFQLIYEIVTLNQTMVAAIASIGSFIGNHSTTPASIEFHILIKKIANTLQMSFDSLDHTQVHKKVTKETAEDAQEKLLDKYQQLSNLRDENINQGHVELDTETLHALQEAYLIANHIAWLKSLSENLKKTTEVYRSSIVDDQEGVY; encoded by the coding sequence TTGAAAAAAAAACTCAAACAACTTGAATTATTTCTAAAAAGCTCCAGCTTTGACCGTGGACTTCGGATTGGAATCGGAATTACGATGCCCCTTGTGTTGTTGTATTTTCTAGGGTATTTTGAGTATGCTCCTGCGGTTGTAGTTGGTGCTTTTTTAAATGCTCCAGGTGATATTCCTGGAAGTTTTAAACGTAAGGTGAATGCCATTTTAATCAGTATTGTATTAACCATTTTGATCACCACTTTAATACTGTTTTCAAAACCTTTCCTACCCCTACTATTGCTAATGATGGCTATCATTACATTTGCGGTGTCTCTAATTTCTGTTTATGGTTTTAGAGCGTCCTTGGTATCCTTTTCTGGCTTGTTGTCTATGGTCATCGCATTTGCTATTCAAAAGGAAACAGCACAGGGTATTTTTGTTCATGTGGCTTTAATGGGAATCGGTGGTATTTGGTATTTAGTCGTTTCCTTTGTTTTTCAAAAATTAGCACCTGTTAAAGATCATAATCAGCTGTTGTCAGATACGCTGCTGCTCACTGGTAAATACCTGAAATTACGAGCCAAATTATTGACCCGAAACACCAAGCGTAATGCGCGCTTTAAAGAAACTTTTGCCCTTCAAAATCAAATCAACGAAAAGCATGAAACACTGCGAGAAACTCTACTTAGCTCCCGTAAACGTTCTGGACGTTCTCGTTATGAAGAAAAACAACTATTGATCTTACTATCCTCTATTAATATCTTTGAATTGATAGAGGCAAAACATTTAGATTACAAAAGAATAGATGCTGTTTTTGGAGAGCATAAAGAATTTCTAAAAGCCTCCAAAAATCTCAATAAAATTATGGGCAATCATCTGATACGCTTGTCTGAAATATTGATTCAAAATGATAAAGTTCCCGATAAAGAAATTCTATTAAATGCTTTATCAGAAGCAGCCGAGTCGATCACCAATTACATCAACACTATCAAGCTACCTGAAGCACGGGAAGGAGCTTTAGTATTAAAAAATCTGTACGATTATCAGGAACAATTACTTCATGAAATCAGGACAATAAGAAGGGTCATGGCAAACGTCCAAGAAGCTTCTAAGATTTCCTTAAAACGAGAGGATTCGAGTCAGTTTTTAACCCTTCAAGAATACCGACTCAACGTCCTTGTTCAAAATTTCAATTGGAGCTCCACCATGTTTAGACATTCCTTACGTCTGAGCATTGCGATCGTATTTGCTTATTCGTTAGGGATGGTATTTGATATACAAAATACCTACTGGATCTTACTAACGATCATTGTTATTATGCGACCTAGCTATGGACTGACCAAAGAGCGATCTAAAGACCGCATCATCGGCACTCTCATAGGTGCAGTTATTGCAGTTGGTATTGTCCTGCTTACTCAAAATGTAGTGGTCTACGCGATACTGGCAATTGTCTCATTGATATTTGCATTTGCATTGCTTCAGCAAAATTATAAGTCGGCTGCTGCATTGATCACCATCAGTATTGTTTTTGTGTATTCCTTTATCAATCCCGATGCTTTTGAAGTGATTCAGTATCGTGTTATTGATACCGTCATAGGTTCTACAATTGCTGTAGTGGCTAATTATGTGCTGTTGCCTAGCTGGGAGGCCAACAACCTAAAACAGGTGCTTCTCAATGCCTTAAAGATGAATAAAAATTATCTTTTAGCAACCCAAGAGCTGTATCAAGATCCCTCTAAAAACAAGCTCTCTTATAATGTCGCAAGGAAAGAGGCTTTTCTTGCCATCAGTAATTTAAATGCTGCCTTCCAGCGATTGACCCAAGATCCTAAATCAAAACAAAGACAATTTCAACTCATTTATGAAATTGTAACACTTAACCAGACCATGGTTGCGGCCATTGCCTCTATAGGCAGTTTTATAGGTAACCATAGCACTACCCCTGCTTCTATAGAATTTCATATACTCATTAAAAAAATTGCAAATACCCTACAAATGTCATTCGATAGTTTAGACCATACCCAAGTCCATAAAAAAGTCACTAAAGAAACTGCCGAAGATGCTCAGGAAAAGTTGTTGGACAAATACCAGCAATTATCAAATTTAAGAGATGAAAATATCAATCAAGGTCACGTAGAGTTGGATACAGAAACTCTTCATGCGCTGCAGGAAGCCTATTTGATTGCCAATCATATAGCCTGGTTAAAATCTCTTTCAGAAAATCTAAAAAAGACAACAGAAGTTTACCGCTCTTCTATAGTCGATGATCAAGAAGGGGTTTATTAA
- a CDS encoding sterol desaturase family protein — MKENPLTMEMLLDQLAGLDIIKVAAIPMILLVLLEWLLTIIKKKDYYNGLDTLSATCIGLVNIGISALLKIGIFGIFLFFYNAVPWSIPRVWWAYILCIISIDFCRYWSHRLTHVNRFWWATHVTHHNSEKYNWSVSFRLGWTQHIKIIFFIPIVLMGFDPVLFFICHQIEVLYQFWIHTEYIRKLPAPIEYVFVTPSHHRVHHSRNEKYLDKNFGSTFILWDRIFGTFQAEEEQVLYGITKPVNSYNPITLNFHEWKDITLDVIKSRSVKEAYAMMFTSPSKLAQVKEEFNDVYLRKQEALIHADASFIEINTTKK; from the coding sequence ATGAAAGAAAATCCTTTAACTATGGAAATGTTATTAGACCAACTTGCAGGTCTTGACATTATCAAAGTTGCAGCAATTCCAATGATTTTACTTGTGTTATTGGAATGGCTTCTCACCATTATTAAAAAGAAAGACTACTATAACGGACTAGACACTTTATCAGCCACATGTATTGGCCTTGTAAATATTGGTATTTCTGCTTTGTTAAAAATAGGGATTTTTGGAATTTTCCTGTTCTTTTATAATGCTGTTCCTTGGAGCATTCCAAGAGTATGGTGGGCTTATATTCTTTGTATTATTTCTATTGATTTTTGTAGGTACTGGTCACATAGATTAACGCATGTTAATCGTTTTTGGTGGGCAACTCATGTTACACATCACAATTCTGAAAAATATAACTGGTCGGTTTCTTTTCGATTGGGTTGGACACAACATATTAAAATTATCTTTTTCATTCCTATAGTTTTGATGGGATTTGACCCGGTTCTTTTTTTTATATGCCACCAGATAGAGGTGCTCTATCAGTTTTGGATACATACGGAGTATATTAGAAAACTACCTGCTCCAATTGAATATGTTTTTGTCACACCATCTCACCACCGAGTTCATCATTCAAGGAATGAGAAATATCTAGATAAAAACTTTGGATCGACTTTTATCCTTTGGGATAGAATATTTGGAACTTTTCAAGCCGAGGAAGAACAAGTCTTGTACGGCATTACAAAGCCTGTTAACTCCTATAACCCTATCACTTTGAATTTTCACGAATGGAAGGACATTACATTAGATGTTATAAAAAGTCGCTCCGTAAAAGAAGCTTATGCCATGATGTTTACGAGCCCTTCTAAATTGGCTCAGGTGAAAGAAGAATTTAATGATGTTTATTTAAGGAAACAGGAGGCATTAATTCATGCTGATGCTAGTTTTATCGAGATCAATACTACTAAAAAATAA
- the ggt gene encoding gamma-glutamyltransferase, whose translation MKHIPLCIISLLFLLLQSNNAIGQTYARNGMVASSNKTASQVGIDILKKGGNAIDASVATAFALAVTHPSAGNIGGGGFLVFMDSSGTATTIDFREKAPLKASPTMFLDTEGTITKGKNLHGREATSNHIGAKSIGVPGTVAGLYMAHQKYGSLAWADLVQPSIDIANNGFPLSWSAFNWATYFDANSPITFLKDYFRKEDGALTQIGELWKQPALARTLTEIRDQGQDGFYKGVVAEEIIRFMEKNGGIITMEDLERYTAVERKPIKGTFHGYDIYSMPPPSSGGVALVEMMNLMELADLESVAFNSTEYVHLLAEVMRRAYADRAEYLGDSDFNLEMPLNQLTSKAFAKNRFDQIDRTKASVSDSTKFGQLYDGKNTTHFSVADAFGNAVSLTYTLESSYGSGMGAKKLGFLFNNEMGDFNPKPGDTDTSGLIGTDPNLIQPEKRMLSSMTPTIVAKDGKPYLIIGSPGGRTIINTVFQTVLNVIAYDMPVDQAIEAMKIHHQWLPDVIKYERHLLSPDTRKALEAMNHILVPVNSLGSLMGIQIDSSNNLMIGASDSSSPDGAAVGY comes from the coding sequence ATGAAACACATACCTCTTTGTATTATTTCCCTCTTATTTCTTTTATTACAGTCTAACAATGCTATAGGGCAAACTTATGCGAGAAACGGCATGGTGGCTTCCAGCAATAAAACAGCTTCTCAAGTAGGAATCGACATTCTAAAAAAAGGAGGGAATGCAATTGACGCATCTGTCGCTACTGCATTTGCGCTCGCTGTTACTCATCCCAGTGCCGGTAATATTGGCGGTGGCGGGTTTCTCGTGTTTATGGATTCTTCGGGGACGGCAACGACGATTGATTTTAGGGAAAAAGCACCATTAAAAGCATCCCCTACTATGTTTCTTGATACCGAAGGTACTATCACTAAAGGAAAAAACTTACACGGTCGGGAAGCTACCAGTAACCACATAGGTGCTAAGTCTATAGGCGTTCCTGGGACTGTCGCTGGTTTGTATATGGCACATCAAAAATATGGAAGCCTCGCATGGGCAGATTTAGTTCAACCTTCTATTGATATAGCAAATAATGGCTTCCCTCTGTCTTGGAGTGCTTTTAATTGGGCCACCTATTTTGATGCTAATTCTCCTATTACATTTTTAAAAGATTATTTCAGAAAGGAAGATGGAGCGCTTACACAAATAGGAGAACTCTGGAAACAGCCGGCACTCGCCCGTACGTTAACAGAAATAAGAGATCAGGGTCAAGACGGGTTTTATAAAGGTGTCGTTGCAGAAGAGATCATTCGTTTTATGGAAAAAAATGGAGGTATTATTACTATGGAAGACCTGGAGCGATACACCGCTGTGGAAAGGAAACCCATTAAAGGAACCTTCCATGGATATGATATCTACTCCATGCCGCCACCCAGCTCAGGAGGGGTAGCGCTTGTAGAAATGATGAACCTCATGGAGTTAGCAGACTTAGAATCTGTTGCATTCAATTCCACTGAATATGTGCACCTTCTGGCAGAAGTGATGCGAAGAGCTTATGCTGATAGAGCAGAGTATCTAGGTGATTCAGACTTTAATCTAGAGATGCCATTGAATCAACTAACGTCTAAAGCATTTGCCAAAAATCGATTTGATCAAATTGATAGAACTAAAGCCTCTGTAAGTGATTCCACTAAATTTGGGCAGCTATACGATGGAAAAAACACCACACACTTTTCTGTGGCTGACGCCTTCGGTAATGCGGTATCTCTTACCTATACTTTAGAAAGTTCCTACGGTTCAGGAATGGGGGCTAAAAAATTAGGATTCCTTTTTAATAACGAAATGGGGGATTTTAATCCAAAACCAGGTGACACTGATACCTCAGGTTTAATAGGAACAGACCCTAACCTTATTCAACCAGAAAAAAGAATGCTTTCCAGTATGACACCTACCATAGTTGCCAAAGATGGCAAACCTTATTTGATTATAGGAAGCCCTGGTGGAAGAACCATTATCAATACAGTTTTTCAGACAGTGTTGAATGTGATTGCTTACGACATGCCAGTAGATCAAGCAATTGAGGCTATGAAGATCCATCATCAGTGGTTGCCTGATGTGATTAAATACGAAAGGCACTTACTATCTCCAGATACACGCAAAGCTCTTGAAGCGATGAATCACATATTGGTTCCTGTAAATTCACTAGGGAGCTTGATGGGGATCCAAATTGATAGTTCTAACAATTTGATGATAGGAGCCTCTGATTCTTCCAGTCCAGATGGTGCAGCGGTAGGTTATTAA
- a CDS encoding class I SAM-dependent methyltransferase, producing the protein MNKITTLLLLCLSSMAIAQNTSHGDTYTYKKGDPNGTGKWYMGREIAYVMGYEGMDWLDRPEREKEENTSKLLKNMNIQSGNTVADIGAGSGYHVFKIAPAAKNGFVYAVDIQDEMLAVMDYRIDTGKIDNVEVVKGSEKSVNLAVNSVDKVLMVDVYHEFRYPKEMIASIKKALRARGKVYLIEYRAEDARVPIKEVHKMSEKQAVKEFKAAGFKLEKNISNLPWQHCMVFVKA; encoded by the coding sequence ATGAATAAAATCACGACACTACTGCTGCTATGCCTCTCTAGTATGGCAATAGCTCAAAATACAAGCCATGGCGATACTTATACCTATAAAAAAGGAGATCCTAATGGTACAGGTAAGTGGTATATGGGGAGAGAAATTGCTTACGTGATGGGTTATGAGGGAATGGACTGGCTAGATCGCCCAGAACGCGAAAAGGAAGAGAACACCTCCAAGCTGTTAAAAAACATGAATATCCAATCAGGTAATACAGTTGCAGATATTGGTGCAGGATCTGGTTATCATGTTTTTAAAATTGCTCCAGCAGCAAAAAACGGATTTGTTTATGCTGTGGATATTCAAGATGAAATGTTAGCAGTCATGGATTATCGTATTGATACTGGTAAGATTGATAATGTAGAAGTTGTAAAAGGAAGCGAAAAGAGCGTCAACTTAGCTGTAAACTCGGTAGATAAAGTTTTGATGGTAGATGTATACCATGAGTTCAGATATCCAAAAGAAATGATAGCGTCTATAAAAAAAGCATTGAGAGCTCGTGGTAAAGTTTATTTAATTGAGTATCGAGCTGAAGATGCCAGAGTACCTATTAAGGAAGTTCATAAAATGAGCGAAAAACAAGCTGTTAAGGAATTTAAGGCGGCAGGTTTTAAATTAGAAAAAAACATAAGTAATCTTCCATGGCAACACTGTATGGTGTTTGTGAAAGCATAA